In Phyllopteryx taeniolatus isolate TA_2022b chromosome 6, UOR_Ptae_1.2, whole genome shotgun sequence, one genomic interval encodes:
- the nop2 gene encoding probable 28S rRNA (cytosine(4447)-C(5))-methyltransferase gives MGRKLDPTNKVKRGPGKKARKQQGAETELAKFIKDDESEPKRQSRRARKRNAKRVANNLTKAKEGADEQDKKGFTDENSKWLKPVKRKRKLDQSDSEDDSDEHWEEEDDYDEEEKAEVEEMQPKKEGKNQAKMNTQLEIKELVEEEEDDDDEEMVDDYGALEEEEESDGEELLPIERAAKKEKKLKQTMGLESDDDEDDDDDEGEGDDDQDDDKKSDEDEEETIQTNIDDLDQFRLPGAEESEKEGVLPVDLKTVHQRIKDNIDVLCNFTSKREPGKERGEYIALLKKDLCTYYSYNRFLIEKFINLFPLSELVDFLEANEIQRPVTIRTNTLKTRRRDLAQALINRGVNLDPLGKWSKVGLVVYDSSVPIGATPEYLSGQYMLQGASSFLPVMALSPQEGESVLDMSSAPGGKTTYIAQLMRNTGVIVANDANADRLKSVVGNIHRLGVTNTVVCNYDGRQFPKVMGGFDRVLLDAPCSGTGVIAKDPAVKTSKDEADIQRAAHLQKELLLSAIDSVNAESTTGGYLVYCTCSIMMEENEWVVDYALKKRNVKLVPTGLDFGKEGFTRFKERRFHPSLRLSKRFYPHSHNMDGFFVAKFKKFSNVIPTKLTGGEEDKADAPEATEVSNSPNDKVAKADKTKKVVPAKAGNSKQVAKTNGTAAKKAPHFQSKGKKNSPTGPKKAKVAKMEGETEAKAPVTAETKVLKSGKEAGSRFEKKQANQRKTPMKAKNRMGKNTFKKLKQKQTRS, from the exons ATGGGCCGTAAGTTGGATCCCACCAACAAGGTGAAGCGAGGTCCTGGGAAGAAAGCCAGAAAGCAGCAAGGGGCGGAGACAGAGTTGGCCAAGTTTATAAAAGATG ATGAATCGGAGCCAAAACGTCAGTCAAGAAGAGCCAGGAAAAG gaATGCTAAAAGAGTTGCCAATAATTTGACAAAGGCTAAAGAGGGTGCTGATGAGCAGGATAAGAAAG GCTTCACTGATGAGAACAGTAAATGGCTGAAGCCGGTGAAGAGGAAGCGCAAACTGGATCAATCTGACAGCGAGGATGACAGCGACGAGCACTGGGAAGAAGAAGACGATTACGACGAAGAGGAGAAGGCAGAAGTTGAAGAGATGCAGCcgaagaaggaaggaaagaatcAGGCAAAGATGAACACACAACTGGAAATCAAAGAACTggttgaagaggaggaggatgacgatGATGAAGAAATGGTAGATGACTATGGTGCActtgaagaggaagaagaaagtgACGGAGAGGAG CTTCTTCCTATCGAGCGTGCAGCCAAGAAGGAAAAGAAGCTGAAGCAAACAATGGGGCTTGAGAGTGATGATGACGAAGACGACGATGATGACGAGGGGGAGGGTGACGATGACCAAGACGATGATAAGAAATCagatgaagatgaggaagaaACTATACAGACCAACATAGATGACTTGGATCAGTTCAGGCTTCCTGGGGCAGAGGAGAGTGAGAAGGAAG GAGTGCTGCCTGTCGACCTGAAGACGGTCCACCAAAGAATAAAGGACAACATTGACGTCCTCTGTAACTTTACGTCCAAAAGAGAGCCAGGGAAAGAGCGAGGAGAGTACATTGCTCTGTTGAAAAAGGATCTTTGCACCTACTACAGCTACAACAGGTTCCTCATCGAGAAGTTCATCAACCTCTTCCCTCTCTCGGAG CTGGTGGATTTCCTTGAGGCAAATGAAATTCAAAGACCTGTCACTATTCGcacaaacacattaaaaaccAGGAGGAGGGACCTTGCTCAG GCCCTGATCAACAGAGGGGTGAACCTGGATCCACTGGGAAAGTGGTCCAAAGTGGGTTTAGTCGTTTACGACTCCTCTGTCCCTATTG GTGCGACTCCAGAGTACCTGTCTGGTCAGTATATGCTGCAAGGAGCCTCCAGCTTTCTGCCAGTCATGGCGCTCTCACCGCAGGAGGGGGAGTCTGTGTTGGACATGAGCTCAGCCCCGGGAGGAAAGACCACATATATTG CTCAGCTGATGAGAAACACAGGGGTGATCGTTGCTAATGATGCCAACGCTGACAGATTGAAGAGCGTGGTGGGCAACATCCACCGTCTGGGGGTCACCAACACTGTGGTGTGCAACTACGACGGCAGGCAATTCCCTAAG GTCATGGGGGGCTTTGACAGAGTGCTACTGGATGCTCCATGCTCAGGCACAGGAGTCATCGCTAAAGACCCTGCTGTGAAGACCAGCAAG GATGAAGCAGACATCCAGCGCGCTGCCCACTTGCAGAAAGAGTTGCTCCTGTCCGCCATTGACTCTGTCAACGCTGAGTCGACAACGGGAGGCTATCTGGTTTACTGCACGTGCTCCATCATG ATGGAGGAGAACGAATGGGTGGTGGACTATGCTTTAAAGAAAAGGAATGTCAAATTGGTTCCCACTGGACTGGATTTTGGCAAGGAGGGCTTCACCAG GTTCAAAGAGCGTCGGTTCCACCCTTCTCTGCGGCTCTCCAAGCGTTTTTACCCCCACTCGCACAACATGGACGGCTTTTTTGTGGCCAAGTTTAAGAAATTCTCCAATGTGATTCCAACTAAACTCACAGGGGGAG AAGAAGATAAGGCAGATGCTCCTGAGGCGACAGAGGTGAGCAATTCTCCTAATGATAAAGTGGCCAAAGCAGACAAGACCAAGAAGGTTGTCCCTGCTAAGGCCGGCAACTCAAAACAGGTGGCCAAAACAAACGGAACAGCAGCCAAGAAAGCACCTCACTTCCAGTCTAAAGGCAAAAAGAACTCTCCTACTGGACCGAAAAAAGCAAAGGTCGCCAAGATGGAAGGAGAGACTGAGGCTAAGGCACCTGTGACAGCTGAAACGAAAGTACTCAAGTCAGGGAAAGAGGCTGGGAGCAGATTTGAGAAGAAACAGGCCAACCAGAGAAAAACACCCATGAAAGCCAAGAatagaatgggaaaaaatacattcaaaaagtTGAAACAGAAACAAACGAGATCATAA
- the emg1 gene encoding ribosomal RNA small subunit methyltransferase NEP1, protein MAAANGKKRGLEHLDEYEPKAAKHLRSLHDRMAERRLVVILEGSSLETVKVGKTFELLNCDQHKNIIIKSGRNPGNVRPDITHQCLLMLMDSPLNRAGLLQVYIHTEKNALIEINPQTRIPRTFLRFCGLMVQLLHKLSVRASDGPQRLLKMIKNPVSDHLPPGCPRISTSFSAGEAVCPRSVVPEGPAAVVIGAFAHGAVNVDYTEKTVSISNYPLSAALTCAKMCSAFEEVWGVL, encoded by the exons ATGGCGGCCGCCAACGGGAAGAAGCGTGGCCTCGAACATTTGGACGAATATGAACCAAAAGCTGCCAAACATCTCCGCAGCCTGCACGATCGCATGGCGGAGAGGCGACTGGTTGTCATTCTGGAGGGCTCCTCGCTGGAGACAGTCAAG GTTGGCAAAACCTTTGAGCTGTTGAACTGCGACCAACacaaaaacatcatcatcaaaagtgGAAGAAATCCAGGAAATGTTAGACCAGATATCACACATCAg TGTCTGCTCATGTTGATGGACAGTCCACTGAACAGAGCGGGCCTGCTGCAGGTTTACATCCACACTGAGAAGAACGCACTAATAGAGATCAACCCGCAGACGCGCATCCCCAGAACCTTTTTGCGCTTCTGTGGCCTTATGG TTCAGCTGCTGCACAAGTTAAGCGTGCGAGCGTCCGACGGTCCTCAGAGGCTCctgaaaatgataaaaaatccTGTGTCAGACCACCTGCCGCCCGGGTGCCCGCGCATCTCCACCTCCTTCTCCGCCGGAGAGGCCGTGTGCCCCCGCTCTGTGGTGCCAGAGGGGCCGGCGGCCGTGGTCATTGGAGCATTTGCGCATGGAGCG GTGAATGTTGACTACACCGAGAAGACCGTGTCTATCAGTAACTACCCGCTCTCTGCCGCACTCACCTGTGCCAAGATGTGCTCGGCTTTTGAGGAAGTTTGGGGTGTCTTGTGA
- the kel gene encoding kell blood group glycoprotein, translating into MQNMDYATKDVHMLRMSETLEPELSAGQSSQPEPERVLHPPALLQLNLPNQDPAEAQPQTELKLQKWPPQRQQEPDLENQQPNERTKPAWIKRSCTLSLFILGFCLCAIFITTFYSLRHGNQSQEVLVIPCDSPACQRASVHLSMSADPFTHPCDYFLFSCRSNRPSPDVQGQQREKSRRDVKEKRTLDRKTELLQYLREILESNDGLASSAVQKAKGFYRTCLDTKSLDIAGVEPFLALIHKLGGWSVSGQWNQTDFNSTLSVLMRDYATFPFFNVYVDEDPTDTAGKRTKRYIQIDQPDLLIPIEWNNETEKTQVTKETLLPFLALCDRHLALLGAPPGSGMIHVGAFISLSSELAVAEAPLSHRSSKGQLYQRLTIKELQHKAPAIDWLGCLQAAFHSQPLFEDDHILLHNLPYIVQMSHIISNWMSGHELSSSGPLHTFMVLNLLHTLLPALDSRFSDTANNLSADLGDTGVRQRNLHSKTNALSELFTAAPRWKRCVLETERGFNGVLAHLFREDVTGREAEELSENILSSFKSQLHELKWSDKKTLQFVMNKVQSVTPRIVSTKENSSEAELDLLYSEVSISIHSFFSNYLQLLSLLQKRRSRLLHADSDDADILPPSPSLLGNELIIPMGMFIPPRFHPTYPRAMNYGVMGFLLAKDLLHVLLPDIHAKSATVGALGQCVWSSYRTVTYKDSEALPLPAAPQQEVWVQYSALQIALKAYQKSLKKQPADTSISGFSRTRLFFMAFSQVNCDADQYHHLMPLEPSFLITAICAKSRLCPPNLQCPKTTPRHSSHGC; encoded by the exons ATGCAAAACATGGACTACGCCACCAAAGACGTCCACATGCTAAGAATGAGTGAAACTCTTGAG CCTGAGTTATCAGCGGGGCAGTCATCACAGCCAGAACCCGAGAGGGTACTTCATCCCCCAGCTCTGTTACAGCTGAATCTCCCCAATCAAGACCCCGCAGAGGCCCAGCCACAAACCGAACTGAAGCTTCAGAAGTGGCCACCACAGCGACAACAAGAGCCAGACCTCGAGAACCAGCAACCCAATGAACGAACTAAACCAGCGTGGATAAAGCGCAGCTGTACGCTCTCTCTCTTCATTCTGGGCTTCTGTTTGTGCGCCATTTTCATTACTACTTTTTACTCTCTTCGTCACGGGAACCAAAGCCAGGAAGTCCTTG TCATTCCGTGTGACTCCCCAGCCTGCCAGAGGGCCTCAGTCCATCTCTCCATGTCTGCAGACCCCTTCACACACCCCTGTGACTACTTCCTGTTCTCGTGCAGATCCAACAGACCTTCCCCTGATGTCCAGGggcaacagagagaaaaatccAGAAGAGATGTAAAAGAAAAGAGGACACTGGACAGAAAAACTGAGCTTCTGCAGTATCTCAGGGAGATTTTGG AATCAAATGATGGGCTTGCAAGTTCAGCTGTGCAGAAAGCCAAAGGATTCTATCGCACCTGTTTGGACACCAAGTCCTTGGATATTGCGGGAGTGGAGCCTTTCCTCGCACTCATCCACAAA CTTGGAGGTTGGTCAGTCTCAGGCCAGTGGAATCAGACCGACTTCAACTCCACCCTCAGCGTGCTGATGAGAGACTACGCCACCTTCCCTTTCTTCAACGTATACGTCGACGAAGACCCTACGGACACGGCTGGCAAGAGGACCAAACGATACATACAG ATCGATCAGCCTGACCTGTTGATCCCTATTGAATGGAACAACGAGACTGAGAAGACTCAAGTTACAAAGGAG ACGCTGCTTCCTTTCTTGGCTTTATGCGATAGGCACCTGGCGCTGCTGGGGGCCCCGCCGGGCAGCGGCATGATCCACGTTGGCGCATTCATCTCGCTGTCTTCAGAGCTTGCTGTGGCCGAAGCACCTCTGAGCCACCGCAGTTCCAAAGGGCAGCTCTATCAGCGCTTGACCATCAAGGAGTTACAG CATAAAGCCCCAGCTATTGACTGGTTGGGTTGCCTGCAGGCTGCGTTCCATTCACAGCCACTCTTTGAAGACGACCACATCCTCCTGCACAACTTGCCTTATATCGTGCAGATGTCCCACATCATCAGCAACTGGATGAGCGGCCACGAACTGAGCTCCAG CGGCCCCCTCCACACGTTCATGGTGCTCAACTTGCTGCACACCCTACTGCCCGCTCTGGACTCAAGATTCTCAGACACGGCGAATAATTTGTCAGCGGATCTGGGTGACACAGGAGTGAGGCAACGCAATCTTCACTCAAAAACAAACGCTTTGAGTGAGCTCTTCACAGCGGCCCCTCGCTGGAAACGCTGCGTGCTGGAAACCGAGCGAGGATTCAACGGGGTTCTGGCACATCTGTTTAGAGAAGACGTCACTGGCAGAGAG GCAGAGGAGCTTAGTGAAAACATCCTGTCTTCCTTCAAGTCACAACTGCACGAGCTCAAGTGGAGCGACAAGAAGACTCTCCAGTTTGTTATGAATAAG GTTCAGTCCGTAACTCCAAGAATTGTGAGTACAAAAGAAAACTCTAGTGAGGCTGAGCTTGACCTGCTTTATTCAGAG GTGTCCATCAGCATCCACAGCTTCTTCTCAAACTACCTGCAGCTGCTGTCCTTATTGCAAAAGAGGCGCAGTAGACTCTTGCATGCGGACAGTGATGACGCTGATAT tctaccaccatctccATCTCTTCTGGGCAATGAGCTGATCATTCCCATGGGAATGTTTATCCCTCCTCGCTTCCATCCCACATACCCAAG AGCTATGAATTACGGCGTGATGGGTTTCCTTCTGGCCAAAGACCTCCTTCACGTGCTTCTACCTGACA ttcaCGCCAAGAGTGCAACGGTGGGTGCTTTGGGGCAGTGTGTTTGGTCAAGTTACCGCACCGTGACCTACAAGGACAGTGAGGCGCTTCCGCTACCTGCAGCTCCGCAGCAGGAAGTGTGGGTGCAATATTCGGCACTGCAGATAGCGCTGAAG GCATATCAGAAGAGTCTGAAGAAGCAACCGGCAGATACGTCCATCTCAGGATTCTCACGCACTCGTCTGTTTTTTATGGCATTCTCTCAG GTCAACTGTGACGCTGACCAGTATCACCACTTGATGCCTCTGGAGCCGTCCTTCCTCATCACAGCCATCTGTGCCAAATCTCGTCTTTGCCCCCCAAACCTGCAATGCCCTAAAACAACTCCGCGACATTCGTCGCATGGATGCTGA